Proteins co-encoded in one Actinoallomurus bryophytorum genomic window:
- a CDS encoding YegP family protein, which translates to MAGKFVMKKGNSGKFHFNLVASNGQVIASSENYETKSSAMNGIESVKRHAADAEIDDQTAS; encoded by the coding sequence ATGGCCGGCAAGTTCGTCATGAAGAAAGGCAACAGCGGCAAGTTCCACTTCAACCTGGTCGCGTCGAACGGCCAGGTGATCGCGAGCAGCGAGAACTACGAGACCAAGTCCTCGGCCATGAACGGCATCGAATCCGTGAAGCGGCACGCCGCGGACGCCGAGATCGACGACCAGACGGCTTCCTAG
- the modA gene encoding molybdate ABC transporter substrate-binding protein: protein MIERLPRPFRVLLAATLGASLTLAAGCGSTDKDSSGSSGKSGKTVFVFAAASLTETFTSLGKTFESAHPGVKVKFNFGGSSALAQQITQGAPADVFAAASPATMKTVTDAKDASGEPKVFVRNRLEIAVPPSNPGKVKAFKDLANPKLKVVECAPEVPCGAAAIKALAAAKLKVKPVSQEQDVKAALTKVQLNEADAALVYRTDVKSAAGKVKGIDFPEAAQAINDYPIATLAKAPQPDLAGQFVQLVLSDQGKSVLTQAGFESP, encoded by the coding sequence GTGATCGAACGTCTGCCCCGGCCCTTCCGGGTACTGCTCGCCGCCACACTCGGAGCGAGCCTCACGCTGGCGGCCGGGTGCGGCAGCACCGACAAGGACTCGTCCGGATCGTCCGGGAAGAGCGGCAAGACGGTCTTCGTGTTCGCCGCGGCTTCGCTGACCGAGACGTTCACCTCCTTGGGCAAGACCTTCGAGAGCGCTCATCCCGGTGTGAAGGTGAAGTTCAACTTCGGCGGTAGCTCGGCGCTGGCCCAGCAGATCACCCAGGGCGCTCCGGCGGACGTGTTCGCCGCCGCCAGCCCCGCCACGATGAAGACGGTGACCGACGCCAAGGACGCCTCGGGCGAGCCGAAGGTGTTCGTCCGCAACCGGCTCGAGATCGCCGTGCCGCCCAGCAACCCCGGCAAGGTCAAGGCGTTCAAGGACCTGGCCAACCCCAAGCTGAAGGTCGTCGAGTGCGCGCCCGAGGTGCCGTGCGGCGCCGCCGCCATCAAGGCCCTCGCGGCGGCCAAGCTCAAGGTCAAGCCGGTCTCGCAGGAGCAGGACGTCAAGGCGGCGCTCACCAAGGTGCAGCTCAACGAGGCCGACGCCGCTCTCGTCTACCGCACCGACGTCAAGTCCGCCGCCGGGAAGGTGAAGGGCATCGACTTCCCCGAGGCCGCCCAGGCGATCAACGACTACCCCATCGCCACCCTGGCCAAGGCCCCGCAGCCCGACCTGGCCGGCCAGTTCGTCCAGCTCGTCCTCTCCGACCAGGGAAAGTCCGTCCTCACCCAGGCGGGATTCGAGTCCCCCTGA
- a CDS encoding TOBE domain-containing protein, which translates to MMRLSARNQLRARITAITEGEATANVEMDAGGVRMVAAITVEAARELGLTEGSEVVAMIKASDVMLAVAD; encoded by the coding sequence ATGATGCGTTTGAGCGCACGGAACCAGCTTCGGGCCAGGATCACCGCCATCACCGAGGGTGAGGCCACCGCGAACGTCGAGATGGACGCCGGTGGCGTGCGGATGGTCGCCGCGATCACGGTCGAGGCGGCTCGCGAGCTGGGTCTCACCGAGGGCAGCGAGGTCGTCGCGATGATCAAAGCCTCGGATGTGATGCTGGCGGTCGCCGACTGA
- a CDS encoding nitronate monooxygenase — translation MSSPLSGLGLTIPLIAAPMAGGPTTPALVTAAARAGGLGLLAGGYRTPQELAGHITAVRAQAVPFGVNLFAPNPVPVDAEAYRRYARSIQAEGDRYDLDLTGGDPVEDDDHWHDKIDLLLADPVALVGFTFGVPDPAVVAALRSAGTVVVQTVTSAEEARIAADAGADLLAVQASAAGGHSGTLTPERVPPPTPVADLVTEVRSAVSLPLIAAGGIATPADVAAVIRAGAMAAMVGTVLLRADESGTSAVHQAALADPDRDRTVVTRAFTGRPARALRNDFTDRYTGEAPAGYPALHHLTSPMRKAAAAAGDPERVNLWAGTGHRHATAEPADRILTRLAEAL, via the coding sequence ATGAGTTCCCCGTTGTCCGGCCTCGGACTCACCATCCCGCTGATCGCCGCCCCGATGGCAGGCGGACCGACCACACCCGCGCTGGTGACCGCCGCCGCGCGCGCGGGCGGTCTGGGCCTTCTCGCCGGCGGATACAGGACTCCGCAGGAACTGGCCGGGCACATCACCGCCGTACGCGCGCAGGCCGTGCCGTTCGGCGTCAACCTGTTCGCGCCCAACCCGGTACCCGTCGACGCCGAGGCCTACCGCCGCTACGCACGGTCCATCCAGGCCGAGGGCGACCGTTACGACCTCGACCTGACCGGTGGCGACCCGGTCGAGGACGACGACCACTGGCACGACAAGATCGACCTCCTGCTCGCCGATCCGGTGGCGCTCGTCGGCTTCACCTTCGGCGTACCGGACCCGGCCGTGGTCGCCGCCCTGCGCAGCGCGGGCACCGTGGTCGTCCAGACGGTCACCTCCGCCGAGGAGGCCCGCATCGCGGCGGACGCGGGTGCCGACCTGCTCGCCGTGCAGGCGTCGGCCGCGGGTGGCCATTCGGGCACCCTGACACCGGAGCGCGTACCGCCGCCGACGCCCGTCGCCGACCTGGTCACCGAGGTGCGCTCGGCGGTCTCCCTGCCGCTCATCGCGGCCGGCGGAATCGCCACGCCCGCCGACGTCGCGGCGGTGATCCGCGCCGGAGCGATGGCCGCCATGGTGGGCACGGTCCTGCTGCGCGCCGACGAGAGCGGTACCTCGGCGGTGCACCAGGCCGCTCTCGCCGACCCGGACCGTGACCGCACCGTCGTGACCCGGGCGTTCACCGGCCGCCCCGCGCGCGCCCTGCGCAACGACTTCACCGACCGGTACACCGGCGAGGCGCCGGCCGGATATCCGGCCCTGCACCACCTGACCAGCCCCATGCGTAAGGCCGCGGCCGCCGCGGGCGACCCCGAACGGGTCAACCTGTGGGCCGGGACCGGCCACCGCCACGCGACCGCCGAGCCGGCGGATCGCATCCTGACCCGGCTCGCCGAAGCCCTCTGA